A single genomic interval of Microbacterium sp. zg-Y1090 harbors:
- a CDS encoding DUF2520 domain-containing protein: MNRGAARLGVGIIGAGRVGPVIGAALAGAGHALVGITSGSDPDRVEAILPGVPVLDAVEIARRSELVVIAVPSAELPGLVSGLAEVGAWQPGQLVLHTDPAYGVQVLAPAAARGAIPLALHPAITFTGTTIDLRQLVDAHAAVAAPAAVLPIAQALAVELGCEPVVVSEEERPAYAEAIATATEFSQSIVAQATALLAQAGIENPGSYLSTLVHSTIDRALTETGGGPAEE; this comes from the coding sequence ATGAACCGTGGCGCCGCACGCCTGGGCGTCGGCATCATCGGCGCCGGCAGGGTGGGCCCGGTGATCGGCGCTGCACTGGCCGGGGCCGGTCATGCCCTGGTCGGCATCACCTCGGGCTCCGACCCCGACCGCGTGGAGGCGATCCTCCCGGGAGTCCCGGTGCTCGACGCCGTGGAGATCGCACGACGCAGCGAGCTGGTGGTCATCGCCGTGCCTTCCGCCGAGCTCCCCGGTCTGGTCAGCGGGCTGGCCGAGGTGGGTGCGTGGCAGCCGGGGCAGCTGGTGCTGCACACCGACCCCGCCTACGGCGTGCAGGTGCTGGCGCCTGCGGCCGCGCGGGGCGCCATCCCCCTCGCCCTGCATCCCGCGATCACGTTCACCGGCACGACGATCGACCTGCGGCAGCTGGTCGACGCACACGCCGCGGTTGCGGCGCCGGCGGCGGTGCTGCCGATCGCGCAGGCCCTCGCCGTCGAGCTCGGCTGCGAGCCGGTCGTGGTCTCGGAGGAGGAACGGCCGGCGTACGCGGAGGCGATCGCGACGGCGACCGAGTTCTCGCAGTCGATCGTCGCTCAGGCCACGGCGCTGCTGGCGCAGGCGGGCATCGAGAACCCGGGCAGCTACCTGTCGACGCTCGTGCACTCCACGATCGACCGGGCGCTGACTGAGACCGGCGGCGGTCCCGCAGAGGAGTGA
- a CDS encoding endonuclease domain-containing protein — MLRRPLPAFLLPAFTTADATAAGVGRSRLRAADLEHPFHAVYVVRDGRPPVLRPEDEIIDRAAIAHLRLSDGTFFSHLTAAVLWGVPLPPGILLAHDELDVAVLHPRRPARARGLRGHRVQPEHVRLTIHPEHGLPVPTPASTWAMLGSVLRHPYDLVAVADALVSDRRYDAARPLATRAQLEAAVFTKRRVGVRALREALVQVRPRVASRTETWTRLVIVDAGLPEPLINHSVVDGAGRFIACVDLAYPQWKVAVEYEGAHHLFDATQWASDIRRYEQLAAEGWRVIRVTSDELFLHPERLALRVRRAIRAAA, encoded by the coding sequence ATGCTCCGTCGTCCGCTCCCCGCATTCCTGCTGCCGGCGTTCACGACGGCGGATGCCACGGCGGCCGGTGTCGGACGCTCGCGGCTCCGCGCGGCAGATCTCGAGCATCCCTTCCACGCCGTCTACGTCGTGCGTGATGGGCGGCCGCCGGTGCTGCGGCCCGAGGACGAGATCATCGATCGCGCCGCTATCGCGCACCTGCGACTCAGCGACGGAACGTTCTTCTCGCACCTGACGGCCGCTGTCCTGTGGGGCGTGCCGCTTCCTCCCGGCATCCTTCTCGCGCACGACGAACTCGACGTAGCGGTGCTGCATCCGCGACGTCCGGCTCGGGCTCGCGGGCTCCGAGGTCATCGCGTGCAGCCGGAACACGTGCGGCTGACCATCCATCCCGAGCACGGCCTTCCGGTGCCGACGCCGGCCAGCACCTGGGCGATGCTCGGCAGCGTGCTGCGGCATCCTTACGATCTCGTCGCGGTCGCCGACGCTCTGGTGAGCGACCGGCGGTACGACGCCGCACGGCCCCTCGCCACGCGCGCGCAACTCGAGGCCGCCGTCTTCACGAAGCGCCGCGTCGGGGTGCGCGCGCTGCGGGAGGCGCTGGTGCAGGTGCGGCCGCGCGTCGCGTCCCGCACCGAGACCTGGACGCGGCTCGTCATCGTGGATGCCGGCCTGCCGGAACCGCTCATCAACCACTCTGTGGTCGATGGGGCCGGTCGGTTCATCGCGTGCGTGGATCTGGCCTATCCGCAGTGGAAGGTCGCGGTCGAGTACGAGGGCGCGCACCACCTCTTCGATGCCACGCAGTGGGCGAGCGACATCCGGCGCTACGAGCAGCTCGCCGCTGAAGGGTGGCGTGTCATCCGCGTCACCAGCGACGAGCTGTTCCTGCACCCGGAGCGCCTCGCGCTCCGCGTGCGCCGCGCGATCCGCGCCGCCGCCTGA
- a CDS encoding PH domain-containing protein, with protein MTNPQPPGRTPLPPTTDPAEVEPAATTRIDDALDSGTYDRLVEPRGEGRLALEQGVWHQISRRYLSVQLISYGVALVLLIAATLVLTLLLDQLWALIPAAIAAVVIIWPMAILPRQVRAIGYQLRDDDLVFRRGILWQRIVAVPYGRMQLVDITHGPLDRGFGIAQLKFVTAAATTGVTIPGLSQQAADALRDHLIAVAESRRTGL; from the coding sequence ATGACGAACCCCCAGCCCCCGGGCCGGACACCACTCCCTCCCACCACTGACCCCGCCGAAGTCGAGCCGGCTGCAACGACCCGCATCGACGACGCCCTCGACAGCGGCACCTACGACCGCCTCGTCGAGCCGCGCGGCGAGGGGCGGCTGGCGCTCGAGCAGGGGGTGTGGCATCAGATCTCGCGCCGCTATCTCTCGGTGCAGCTGATCAGCTACGGCGTCGCCCTCGTCCTGCTGATCGCCGCGACGCTCGTGCTCACTCTGCTGCTCGACCAGCTCTGGGCGCTCATCCCCGCCGCGATCGCCGCCGTCGTGATCATCTGGCCGATGGCGATCCTGCCGCGGCAGGTGCGCGCCATCGGCTACCAGTTGCGCGACGACGACCTCGTGTTCCGCCGCGGCATCCTCTGGCAGCGCATCGTCGCCGTCCCGTACGGCCGCATGCAGCTGGTCGACATCACCCACGGGCCGCTCGACCGCGGCTTCGGCATCGCGCAGCTGAAGTTCGTCACCGCCGCCGCCACGACCGGCGTGACCATCCCCGGACTGTCGCAGCAGGCAGCCGACGCGCTGCGCGACCACCTCATCGCGGTCGCCGAGAGCCGGCGCACAGGCCTGTGA
- the cls gene encoding cardiolipin synthase translates to MISITVDWTWWVILVFITDLVVRVTAIIVVPRNRRPTAAMAWLLAIYFIPLVGVFLFLLIGNPRLPRKRRRKQDQINEYIHETSEHLDFGTLRPHAPEWFTATVALNRALGALPLAGDNAAHLIADYEASLAAQAKAIRAARRYVHVEFYILQSDPTTDDFFRALEEARARGVVVRVLMDHWANRGKPYYKQTLRRLTDMGALWQLMLPVQPLKGKYQRPDLRNHRKLLVVDGVVAFVGSQNITDSTYNLKRNLRRGLHWVDLMVRVEGPVVASVNAVFLSDWYSETDETLTDEIDLFDVTAGPGDLDCQIVPSGPGFEFENNLKLFLSLMYAAQRKLIIVSPYFVPDESMLLAISTACQRGVDVQLFVSEEGDQALVYHAQRSYYEALLRAGVRIWMYRKPYILHAKSMTVDDEVAVIGSSNMDMRSFGLNLEISMMVRGEEFVREMRDVEQGYRDLSRELTLEEWEQQPLRSTVLDNLARLTSALQ, encoded by the coding sequence GTGATCAGCATCACCGTCGACTGGACGTGGTGGGTCATCCTCGTGTTCATCACGGACCTCGTGGTCCGTGTCACCGCCATCATCGTGGTGCCGCGAAACCGTCGTCCCACCGCGGCGATGGCCTGGCTCCTGGCGATCTACTTCATCCCGCTGGTCGGAGTCTTCCTCTTCCTGCTCATCGGCAACCCCCGGCTGCCTCGCAAGCGGCGGCGCAAGCAGGATCAGATCAACGAGTACATCCACGAGACCAGCGAGCACCTCGACTTCGGCACGCTGCGGCCCCATGCGCCGGAGTGGTTCACCGCGACCGTTGCGCTCAACCGCGCCCTCGGAGCGCTGCCGCTGGCCGGCGACAATGCCGCCCACCTCATCGCGGACTATGAGGCGTCGCTCGCCGCGCAGGCGAAGGCGATCCGCGCGGCGCGGCGCTACGTGCACGTCGAGTTCTACATCCTGCAGTCCGATCCCACCACCGACGACTTCTTCCGCGCGCTTGAAGAGGCGCGCGCACGGGGCGTCGTCGTCCGCGTGCTGATGGACCACTGGGCCAACCGCGGCAAGCCGTACTACAAGCAGACGCTGCGCCGGCTCACCGACATGGGGGCACTGTGGCAGCTGATGCTGCCGGTGCAGCCCCTCAAGGGCAAGTACCAGCGCCCCGACCTGCGCAATCACCGCAAGCTGCTCGTCGTCGACGGAGTGGTGGCGTTCGTCGGCTCGCAGAACATCACCGACTCCACCTACAACCTCAAGCGCAACCTCCGCCGCGGCCTGCACTGGGTCGACCTGATGGTGCGGGTGGAGGGGCCGGTCGTGGCATCCGTCAACGCCGTCTTCCTCTCGGACTGGTACAGCGAGACCGACGAGACACTGACCGACGAGATCGACCTGTTCGACGTCACCGCCGGCCCGGGCGACCTGGACTGCCAGATCGTGCCGTCCGGCCCGGGGTTCGAGTTCGAGAACAACCTCAAGCTGTTCCTGAGCCTGATGTACGCCGCCCAGCGCAAGCTCATCATCGTGAGCCCGTACTTCGTGCCCGACGAATCGATGCTGCTGGCCATCTCGACCGCCTGCCAGCGCGGGGTCGACGTGCAGCTGTTCGTCTCGGAGGAGGGTGATCAGGCGCTCGTCTACCATGCCCAGCGCAGCTATTACGAGGCCCTCCTGCGTGCCGGCGTGCGCATCTGGATGTACCGCAAGCCCTACATCCTGCACGCGAAGTCGATGACCGTCGACGACGAGGTCGCCGTGATCGGCTCCAGCAACATGGACATGCGCTCGTTCGGTCTGAACCTCGAGATCTCGATGATGGTGCGCGGCGAGGAGTTCGTGCGGGAGATGCGCGACGTGGAGCAGGGCTATCGGGATCTCAGCCGCGAACTCACCCTCGAGGAATGGGAGCAGCAGCCGCTGCGCTCCACGGTGCTCGACAACCTGGCGCGACTGACCTCGGCACTGCAATGA
- a CDS encoding PH domain-containing protein, which yields MTDQPTAATPPAPGGVPGAPAGTAPLTTTATTADGLPVPPPALVRSPLSDGEWHRLHPLTPLLRGGLALIVIAGVVIANLRDRLIGLFVPGLSGGRADAEDWEEWQGGGDPIDFVLANNLLLVALAVVAGVVLLLIAGFYLSWRFHTFRITGDDVEVRSGILFRTQRRAPLDRVQGVNLTRPMIARLLGMAKLEVVGAGTDSNVKLEYLSTANAEAVRADILRLASGQRLGAAAVARGGGSLAQTVNRGLTGIIEGDDQQAEAPESVVHIPVGRLVASQVVSPSSVMLIVGVIAIIVASIVGTPWLLFTFVPALIGFGAYWVRQIVRSLRYSIAPTRDGVRITFGLLTTITEIIPPGRVHALEVSQSVLWRGFGWWTIKINRLTGRSAMESGADQFTTVLPVGTYADVQRVLQLLAPATSAEELPTLLQQGIAGPDGDDPFTTTPHRARIIRLLSWRRNGFLLTDELLLMRRGLIWRKLAILPLARLQSFGVYQGPIDRMLRVASVRGHIVTGPIYANVAAIDRGDAIALLEAVEDAAVRAAAADRSHRWAGESAEWGVAEPGAGERGAVAAANAAVAAAHGAGAAEHNPHGAFASGPTAVVAPDPGEPAAAEPDVNVVAPVRSRLRAVGVPVPEQPPMRPPVSESPPAQPPAPSRAVDPHDGAPSAGDPEAEHAGGVDFDEPRRWRLPDAHKPEDPR from the coding sequence ATGACCGACCAGCCCACGGCCGCGACCCCGCCCGCGCCGGGTGGGGTGCCGGGTGCGCCCGCGGGCACCGCCCCGCTCACCACGACGGCCACCACCGCCGACGGCCTGCCCGTGCCGCCGCCTGCTCTCGTGCGCTCGCCCCTCAGCGACGGCGAATGGCATCGCCTGCATCCGCTGACCCCGCTGCTGCGCGGCGGACTGGCGCTGATCGTCATCGCCGGTGTGGTCATCGCGAACCTGCGCGACCGCCTGATCGGGCTGTTCGTGCCCGGTCTGTCGGGTGGGCGGGCCGACGCCGAGGACTGGGAGGAATGGCAGGGCGGCGGCGATCCGATCGACTTCGTGCTCGCCAACAACCTCCTCCTCGTCGCGCTGGCCGTCGTGGCGGGGGTCGTCCTGCTGCTGATCGCGGGCTTCTACCTGTCATGGCGTTTCCACACCTTCCGCATCACCGGCGACGACGTCGAAGTGCGCAGCGGCATCCTGTTCCGCACGCAGCGGCGTGCGCCGCTGGACCGGGTGCAGGGCGTCAACCTGACGCGGCCGATGATCGCGCGGCTGCTGGGCATGGCCAAGCTCGAGGTGGTCGGCGCCGGCACCGACTCGAACGTCAAGCTCGAGTATCTGTCGACGGCGAACGCCGAGGCCGTGCGTGCCGACATCCTGCGCCTCGCATCGGGCCAGCGGCTGGGCGCCGCGGCGGTCGCGCGCGGGGGAGGGTCGCTCGCGCAGACCGTGAACCGCGGTCTCACCGGCATCATCGAGGGTGACGATCAGCAGGCCGAGGCACCCGAGTCGGTCGTGCACATCCCGGTCGGCCGCCTGGTGGCATCCCAGGTCGTGAGCCCGAGCAGCGTCATGCTGATCGTCGGCGTGATCGCCATCATCGTCGCCTCGATCGTGGGGACGCCCTGGCTGCTGTTCACGTTCGTGCCCGCGCTGATCGGTTTCGGCGCCTACTGGGTGCGGCAGATCGTGCGGTCGCTGCGCTACTCGATCGCGCCCACCCGCGACGGCGTGCGCATCACGTTCGGGCTGCTCACGACCATCACCGAGATCATCCCTCCGGGGCGCGTGCACGCCCTCGAGGTGAGCCAGTCGGTGCTGTGGCGCGGGTTCGGCTGGTGGACGATCAAGATCAACCGCCTCACCGGGCGCAGTGCGATGGAAAGCGGTGCCGACCAGTTCACGACGGTGCTGCCGGTGGGCACGTATGCCGACGTGCAGCGGGTGCTGCAGCTGCTCGCACCGGCCACCTCCGCCGAGGAGCTTCCCACGCTGCTGCAGCAGGGCATCGCCGGGCCCGACGGCGATGACCCGTTCACGACGACGCCGCACCGCGCCCGCATCATCCGTCTGCTGTCGTGGCGTCGCAACGGATTCCTCCTCACGGACGAGCTGCTGCTCATGCGCCGTGGACTCATCTGGCGCAAGCTGGCGATCCTGCCCCTCGCGCGCCTGCAGAGCTTCGGGGTGTACCAGGGGCCGATCGACCGCATGCTGCGTGTCGCCTCGGTGCGCGGGCACATCGTGACCGGGCCGATCTACGCGAACGTGGCCGCGATCGACAGGGGCGACGCCATCGCGCTGCTGGAGGCGGTCGAGGATGCCGCAGTGCGCGCCGCCGCTGCCGACCGTTCGCACCGCTGGGCGGGCGAGAGCGCGGAGTGGGGCGTCGCTGAGCCGGGCGCGGGTGAGCGCGGCGCGGTCGCCGCCGCGAACGCCGCGGTCGCCGCCGCGCACGGCGCGGGTGCCGCCGAGCACAACCCGCACGGTGCGTTCGCTTCCGGGCCCACCGCTGTTGTTGCGCCGGATCCCGGCGAGCCCGCGGCTGCTGAGCCGGATGTGAACGTCGTCGCGCCGGTGCGGTCGCGGTTGCGCGCCGTCGGCGTCCCCGTGCCCGAGCAGCCGCCCATGCGGCCGCCGGTGTCGGAGAGCCCGCCCGCTCAGCCGCCGGCACCCTCCCGTGCCGTGGATCCGCACGACGGAGCCCCGTCCGCGGGCGACCCGGAGGCGGAGCACGCCGGTGGGGTGGACTTCGACGAGCCGCGCCGGTGGCGTCTGCCCGATGCGCACAAGCCGGAGGACCCGCGATGA
- the lysS gene encoding lysine--tRNA ligase, with translation MTDQPPSAPSEPASEEDVFEQKAVRLAKRERLIAERADAAGGAYPVAVPVTDTIPALRERFADLEAGAETGVTAGVAGRVVFSRNTGKLCFASLQSGDGSRIQAMVSLAEVGEESLQAWKDLVDLGDHVFVSGQVISSRRGELSIMVREWSIASKALLPLPNLYTELSEESRVRSRYLDLISRAQARETVLARAAVNASLRQTFAAHGFVEVETPMLQVQHGGAAARPFVTHSNAFDTELYLRIAPELFLKRAVVGGIDRVFEINRNFRNEGADSTHSPEFAMLEAYQAYSDYNGIADLTQELVQNAAIAVAGSTTVTWADGTEYDLGGEWDRISMYDSLSAASGRAITPQTSLDELTALAAEVGIEVPAKIATPGKFVEELWEHFVKGDLTRPTFVMDFPLDTSPLVREHRSIPGVVEKWDLYIRGFELATGYSELVDPVIQRERFVEQAKLAAQGDDEAMRVDEEFLRALEHAMPPTGGMGMGIDRLMMAITGLGIRETILFPLVK, from the coding sequence GTGACTGATCAGCCCCCTTCCGCGCCGTCCGAGCCTGCCTCCGAAGAGGATGTGTTCGAGCAGAAGGCCGTGCGACTCGCCAAGCGTGAGCGGCTGATCGCCGAGCGTGCGGATGCCGCCGGCGGCGCCTACCCGGTGGCGGTGCCCGTCACCGACACCATTCCCGCGCTGCGCGAGCGGTTCGCAGACCTCGAGGCGGGCGCGGAGACCGGCGTCACCGCGGGCGTTGCCGGCCGCGTCGTGTTCAGCCGCAACACCGGCAAGCTGTGCTTCGCGTCGCTGCAGTCCGGCGACGGCAGCCGCATCCAGGCGATGGTGTCCCTCGCCGAGGTGGGCGAGGAGTCGCTGCAGGCGTGGAAGGACCTCGTCGACCTCGGCGACCACGTCTTCGTCAGCGGGCAGGTCATCTCCAGCCGCCGCGGCGAGCTGTCGATCATGGTGCGGGAGTGGTCGATCGCCTCGAAGGCGCTGCTGCCGCTGCCGAACCTGTACACCGAGCTCAGCGAGGAGAGCCGTGTGCGCTCCCGCTACCTCGACCTCATCTCGCGGGCGCAGGCGCGGGAGACCGTCCTCGCCCGGGCCGCCGTCAACGCGAGCCTGCGACAGACGTTCGCCGCGCACGGGTTCGTCGAGGTCGAGACGCCCATGCTGCAGGTGCAGCACGGCGGTGCCGCCGCCCGCCCGTTCGTGACGCACTCCAACGCCTTCGACACGGAGCTGTACCTGCGCATCGCGCCGGAGCTGTTCCTCAAGCGCGCCGTCGTCGGCGGCATCGACCGGGTGTTCGAGATCAACCGCAACTTCCGCAACGAGGGCGCCGACTCCACCCACAGCCCCGAGTTCGCGATGCTCGAGGCCTACCAGGCATACAGCGACTACAACGGCATCGCCGACCTCACCCAGGAGCTGGTGCAGAACGCGGCGATCGCCGTCGCCGGATCCACCACGGTGACGTGGGCGGACGGCACCGAGTACGACCTGGGCGGCGAATGGGACCGCATCTCGATGTACGACTCGCTGTCTGCGGCATCCGGTCGCGCCATCACCCCCCAGACCTCGCTCGACGAGCTCACCGCGCTCGCCGCCGAGGTGGGGATCGAGGTTCCCGCGAAGATCGCGACGCCCGGCAAGTTCGTCGAGGAGCTCTGGGAGCACTTCGTCAAGGGCGACCTGACCCGTCCGACCTTCGTCATGGACTTCCCCCTCGACACCAGCCCGCTGGTGCGTGAGCACCGCTCGATCCCCGGAGTCGTGGAGAAGTGGGACCTTTACATCCGCGGCTTCGAGCTCGCGACGGGCTACTCGGAGCTCGTCGACCCCGTCATCCAACGGGAGCGCTTCGTCGAGCAGGCCAAGCTCGCCGCGCAGGGCGACGATGAGGCCATGCGCGTGGACGAGGAGTTCCTGCGCGCGCTCGAGCACGCCATGCCGCCCACCGGTGGCATGGGCATGGGCATCGACCGCCTCATGATGGCGATCACCGGTCTCGGCATCCGCGAGACCATCCTGTTCCCGCTCGTCAAGTAG
- a CDS encoding DUF2975 domain-containing protein yields the protein MTAPERTLSSGDRFALMFMMIAGAGLAVGAIVSAVVRIVDVLTADSVEVLAEFVGTPALAPIGVDGAGVTVALETAVLTVADLPVASLWSIVIQQVLMVATVVIVLTCLLLLSRSVLRDRVFSRTNTRLVTTAGLTALLGAAAYPFFGNMAANGAFAALSDGTFDNVLMSVDVSSLLMLGFIAALASTVFTVGARLQRETEGLV from the coding sequence ATGACGGCACCCGAGCGCACCCTGTCGAGCGGCGACAGGTTCGCGCTGATGTTCATGATGATCGCGGGAGCGGGGCTGGCGGTCGGCGCGATCGTGTCCGCCGTCGTGCGCATCGTGGATGTGCTCACCGCCGACAGCGTCGAGGTGCTCGCGGAGTTCGTCGGCACGCCGGCGCTCGCCCCGATCGGCGTGGACGGGGCAGGCGTCACCGTCGCGCTGGAGACGGCCGTGCTGACGGTCGCGGACCTCCCCGTGGCATCCCTCTGGTCGATCGTCATCCAGCAGGTGCTCATGGTCGCCACTGTCGTCATCGTGCTCACGTGCCTGCTGCTCCTGTCCCGCAGCGTGCTGCGCGACCGGGTGTTCAGCCGCACGAACACCCGACTCGTGACCACCGCGGGACTCACCGCGCTGCTGGGCGCGGCCGCCTACCCGTTCTTCGGGAACATGGCCGCCAACGGCGCGTTCGCCGCACTGTCGGACGGGACGTTCGACAACGTGCTCATGTCTGTGGACGTGTCGTCGCTGCTGATGCTCGGCTTCATCGCGGCGCTCGCCTCCACCGTGTTCACCGTGGGCGCCCGGCTGCAGCGCGAGACCGAGGGCCTGGTATGA
- a CDS encoding DUF3180 domain-containing protein, translated as MKRTGAAVLAVAGVLGLGAGFIVDQALTAAGRPTFTPSLMLPVLLVALGAILIVLALPISRATRGVASPEAPPVNPFQALRIAMLAKASSILGAAVAGFAVGMGAFVATRPSDPSLGSLSTLVAAAVGGAILVAAGLVAEQLCTIRKDDDDEPPAPGPDTTPSHH; from the coding sequence GTGAAGCGCACCGGCGCCGCCGTACTCGCCGTCGCCGGGGTGCTCGGCCTCGGCGCCGGCTTCATCGTCGACCAGGCGCTCACCGCCGCCGGGCGACCGACGTTCACCCCGTCGCTCATGCTGCCCGTCCTGCTCGTGGCGCTGGGGGCGATCCTCATCGTGCTGGCCCTGCCGATCTCACGGGCCACCCGCGGGGTCGCCTCTCCCGAGGCGCCGCCGGTCAACCCCTTCCAGGCGCTGCGCATCGCCATGCTCGCGAAGGCGTCGAGCATCCTCGGCGCCGCCGTTGCGGGCTTCGCGGTCGGCATGGGGGCCTTCGTCGCAACGCGCCCGTCGGATCCGTCGCTAGGCTCGTTGAGCACTCTCGTGGCGGCAGCCGTCGGCGGGGCGATCCTGGTGGCGGCAGGGCTCGTCGCCGAACAGCTCTGCACCATCCGGAAGGACGACGATGACGAACCCCCAGCCCCCGGGCCGGACACCACTCCCTCCCACCACTGA
- a CDS encoding helix-turn-helix domain-containing protein: MTPAEGDGPTGIHCRLDELLAERGMTLARLSELVGVSVVNLSVLKNDRARAIRYSTLSAVCRALDCEVGDLLVRADPR, from the coding sequence ATGACCCCCGCCGAGGGCGACGGCCCCACCGGCATCCACTGCCGGCTGGACGAGCTGCTCGCCGAGCGCGGGATGACGCTCGCACGGCTGTCGGAGCTCGTGGGGGTGTCGGTGGTGAACCTGTCGGTGCTGAAGAACGACCGCGCGCGGGCGATCCGGTACTCGACGCTGTCGGCGGTGTGCCGCGCGCTGGACTGCGAGGTCGGCGACCTGCTCGTGCGCGCCGACCCGCGCTAG
- the folK gene encoding 2-amino-4-hydroxy-6-hydroxymethyldihydropteridine diphosphokinase, which produces MSRRLAQGFRSEHDRVDAPPVRAVVALGANLGDREATLTEALRSLARLPLTTDVVASEPIETIALTPDGPDPDAPAYLNAVAVLQTRLAPSVLLGFLHAIEADHGRAVRVPGAARWQDRTLDLDLIAYGDVRSDDPALLLPHPRAAERDFVLRPWLSVDPDAVLPGRGRVDELLRALQTDGGRS; this is translated from the coding sequence ATGAGCCGCCGACTCGCGCAGGGCTTCCGCTCCGAGCACGACCGCGTGGACGCGCCGCCGGTGCGCGCCGTCGTCGCGCTGGGGGCGAACCTCGGAGACCGGGAGGCGACGCTGACCGAGGCGCTGCGCAGCCTCGCGCGGCTGCCGCTGACCACAGACGTCGTCGCCTCGGAGCCGATCGAGACGATCGCGCTCACCCCCGACGGCCCCGACCCCGACGCGCCGGCCTACCTCAACGCGGTGGCGGTGCTGCAGACCCGGCTGGCTCCGAGCGTGCTGCTGGGTTTCCTGCACGCCATCGAGGCCGACCACGGCCGTGCTGTCCGCGTGCCGGGCGCCGCCCGTTGGCAGGACCGCACCCTCGACCTCGACCTCATCGCCTACGGCGACGTGCGCAGCGACGATCCCGCGCTGCTGCTGCCGCACCCCCGGGCCGCGGAGCGCGACTTCGTGCTGCGGCCGTGGCTGAGCGTCGACCCCGACGCGGTGCTCCCCGGCCGCGGCCGCGTCGACGAGCTTCTGCGCGCCCTGCAGACCGACGGGGGGCGATCGTGA
- a CDS encoding DUF4192 domain-containing protein yields the protein MTTIVKAADAAHFLSLIPAMLGFTPRRSLVLVPFHGVRSIGGLRLDLPRDDTDLDAFAGTCLGMICRIPDADAFAAAIFSDDACADGLPGADLVAALRRGADACGVRVTDALSVGSDGWGSHLDPDCPPGGRPLGALTPVQVSDPPPAGDQASGAELPVVDAARVAAVGDALPALLAALDGLRVPVGAPRGTGGNRPRIHPEALAVAERLDDIVDVFEQALATDAPTASPFLAALLVWCLSRPALRDVAIVQWSADARRGHRALQSQQRWEEGEDYPLDLARTMWGDGPRPDPERLTRALTLTRDVAALAPEPFRPGALATCAWLSWALGRSTHAERYALLALDIEPTHGLAEIVLTFVNAGHLPDWAFRRP from the coding sequence ATGACCACGATCGTGAAGGCGGCGGATGCCGCGCACTTCCTCTCCCTCATCCCCGCGATGCTCGGCTTCACCCCGCGACGGAGCCTCGTGCTGGTCCCCTTCCACGGGGTGCGCAGCATCGGCGGCCTCCGTCTGGATCTGCCCCGCGACGACACCGACCTCGACGCGTTCGCCGGCACGTGCCTGGGCATGATCTGCCGCATACCCGACGCCGACGCGTTCGCGGCGGCGATCTTCTCCGATGATGCGTGCGCCGACGGCCTCCCCGGTGCCGATCTCGTCGCTGCGCTGCGCCGGGGCGCCGACGCCTGCGGCGTGCGGGTCACCGATGCCCTGAGCGTCGGCAGCGACGGCTGGGGTTCGCACCTCGATCCGGACTGCCCGCCCGGCGGGCGCCCACTCGGTGCGCTGACACCCGTGCAAGTGTCGGATCCCCCGCCTGCCGGCGATCAGGCGTCGGGCGCCGAGCTGCCCGTGGTGGATGCCGCCCGTGTCGCGGCCGTCGGTGACGCACTGCCCGCACTGCTCGCGGCGCTCGACGGCCTGCGCGTCCCGGTCGGCGCACCGCGCGGCACGGGCGGGAACCGACCGCGCATCCACCCGGAGGCCTTGGCGGTGGCGGAGCGGCTCGATGACATCGTCGACGTGTTCGAGCAGGCTCTCGCCACCGATGCCCCGACCGCGTCACCGTTCCTGGCCGCGCTGCTGGTGTGGTGCCTGTCCCGCCCGGCGCTGCGCGATGTGGCGATCGTCCAGTGGAGTGCCGACGCGCGCCGGGGCCACCGGGCCCTGCAATCGCAGCAGCGGTGGGAGGAGGGCGAGGACTACCCCCTCGACCTGGCGAGGACGATGTGGGGCGACGGTCCACGCCCCGACCCCGAGCGACTGACGCGCGCGCTGACGCTCACGCGCGACGTCGCCGCCCTCGCACCCGAGCCGTTCCGTCCCGGAGCGCTGGCGACGTGTGCCTGGCTGTCGTGGGCACTGGGCAGATCGACGCACGCGGAGCGGTATGCGCTGCTCGCCCTCGACATCGAGCCGACGCATGGTCTCGCTGAGATCGTGCTGACCTTCGTCAACGCCGGGCATCTGCCCGACTGGGCGTTCCGCCGCCCATGA